From Fulvivirga lutea:
ATCTGATGGGTCTTTTAATGAATGCAATTGGAGTGAATGAATTTATGCTGATGCCTGCTGAGTATCACTTAGTTATAGGTGGTTTAGCTTTTGGTGCAGTTTATATGGCTACCGACCCGGTAACGGCATCACAAACTGAAAGTGGCAAATGGGTTTATGGTATTTTAATTGGTATGCTTACCGTGGTAATACGAGTATTCAACCCTGCTTATCCGGAAGGTATTATGTTGGCAATACTTTTAATGAATGTATTTGCCCCATTAATTGATTATTTTGTAGTGAACGCTAACAAGAAAAGGAGGTTACAACGTGCAACAGTCTAACGGTTACATTATATTATTTACAGCTGCCCTAACAATAGTTGTTGGAGGGTTACTGTCTTTAGCTTCTCAGGGTTTAGCACCTGCTCAAAAGAAGTCTGTAGAGCTTGATACTAAGAGCCAGATACTTTCTTCTGTAATGGACAGGGCAGAATTAGCTAAATTGAATAGAGACGAAGTACTTAGTTTGTATGATAAAAGAATTAAGTCACTAGTAGTGGACATCAATGGAGAAGTAATTGAAAAGAACGAAAGAGGAGGAGACATTGTAGCTGAAGAGGTAAGTATTTTGAAGAATTATAAAAAAGCTCCTGAAGACAGACAATATCCTGTTTTTAAATATATGAACGAAAATGATCCTAATAAGGTTGATGCCTATATCCTGCCACTTTATGGTGCTGGGCTATGGGATAAAATCTGGGGTTATGTGGCTCTGAAAAATGATTTAAATACAATTGCAGGTGCTTCATTCGATCATAAGCAAGAAACTCCTGGTCTGGGAGCGAGGATATCAACTCCTGAAATTCAGAACAGGTATGTTGGGAAAGAAATACTCGATGACAATGGGAATTTAGTTTCTGTATCGATGGTGAAAGGCGAAGGAAATTCAGGTCTAACTGAACATCAGGTGGATGGTATGTCTGGAGCAACGATTACCGGAAGAGGAGTTAATGCCATGCTAGAGAAGTATCTAGGGTATTACAAGTCATACTTCAACAAAGTGAAGTCAGGTAATCTGGCTAAAATATAATTTTGACATAAGTTAAAGTGATAATATGAGTACTGAAACTTTAGAAAAACAAGAAACAGCTGTTCAAACACCAAAAGAAGAGCTTTTCTCGAAACGTAGAAAGAGATTAATCACTGACCCTCTTAATGAGGATAACCCGATAACGGTTCAGGTATTAGGTATCTGTTCTGCATTGGCGGTAACAGTTAAAATGGAACCTACACTTATCATGTCTATTGCCGTGGTATTTGTAATTGTGTTTTCCAACCTGATTATCTCATTAATGAGAAACATCATTCCTAGTAGAGTACGTATTATCGTGCAATTAGCTGTAGTAGCTACACTTGTTACGTTAGTAAGTGAAGTGTTAAAAGCTTACAGTTACGATATGTATAAAGTTCTTGGAGCTTTTGTTGGTCTGATTATTACCAACTGTATTGTAATGGGTCGTTTGGAGGCATTTGCTATGGGCAATAAGCCATACGATTCAATCCTTGATGGATTAGGAAGTGGCTTTGGTTATGCATGGATAATCCTGACAGTAGCATTTTTTAGAGAGTTATTTGGTTCTGGTTCTGTATTCGATTTTAAAGTATTTGAGGCAGCAGGAATTATGAACTTCCCAACAAATGGATTGATGGTTGACTCCATTGGTGCATTTATGATATTAGGTATTTTAATTTGGGTTCAGAGATCTAGAACTGGTTACGTAGAGCATTAATAATTATGGAATTAGTAAGCTTAGGAATTAAATCGATATTTATTGAGAACATGATCTTTGCCTATTTCTTAGGCATGTGTTCATTTCTTGCAGTATCTAAAAAGGTAAGCACAGCCATAGGGCTTGGTGCGGCTGTAATATTTGTATTGAGTATTACTGTACCAATTAACTGGTTAATACAGGAGTATGTATTAAAAGAAGGTGCACTAACCTGGTTAGGAGCCGGATTTGGAGACATCAACCTGGAGTTCTTACAGTTCATCATGTTCATTGCCATTATTGCTGGCATGGTTCAGTTAGTGGAAATGGTTGTTGAAAAAGTATCGCCAGCACTTTATGGATCTTTAGGTATATTCTTGCCACTTATAGCAGTAAACTGTTCAATACTTGGAGGGTCTTTATTTATGGTTCAGAGAGATTACACAATTGCTGAAGCCTCTGTTTTTGGCTTCGGTTCCGGAACTGGTTTTGCGCTAGCAATTATTGCACTGGCTGCTATTAGGGAAAAATTAAAATACTCTAACGTACCTGACGGGCTAAAAGGACTTGGTATCACTATGCTTATTACTGGATTAATGGGTATTGCTTTTAAGTCGTTTATAGGAATAGCCATATAAGAGATAAATATTTCAGATATTAGAGGGCTTTTAATAAGCCCTTTTTTTATGTCTAAAAGTTTCAATCATGTCCAAATTCACGATAAATAGAATACTTACCTATTTTTTCAGAGGTTTACTCTTTGTAGTTCCATTTGCACTTACGGTGTATGTAATATTCCAAAGTTTAGACTGGGTTGACGGTTTAATACCTATTGATATCCCCGGATTAGGCTTGGTTGTTATACTTTCTGCAGTAACATTGCTTGGCTACTTGGCTTCCTTCTTCATCACAAGGCCATTCTTTGAATTTTTTGAGCGATACTTTATCAAGATACCGTTGGTGAATATAATTTACACATCACTCAAAGACTTGATTGGTGCATTTGTAGGAGATCAAAAGAAGTTTAACCGCCCCGTGTTGGTGAAAGTTGATGAATCTGGAATACTATTAAAAGTAGGGTTTATTACCAACGACAGTTTAGAGAAGCTAGGTATGGAGGGATATATTTCAGTATATATGCCTCATTCTTATGCATGGTCTGGTAATCAATTTTTGGTGAAGCAGGAATATATTACTCCTTTAAAAATGTCTTCAACAGCAGCCATGAAGTTCGTTGTAAGTGGCGGTGTAAGTGGTTTGGAAGATCTGAAGTAGTTAGTTAATCACTCCAGACCCAATTAATTCTTCACCATTGTACCAAGTGGCAAACTGCCCTGGAGCAACGGCTTTTTGAGGCTGATTAAACACAACATAAATACCATTGGGCTCTTTATAAAGAGTGGCTTTTTCTAGCGGTTGTCTATACCTGATACGTAAATCAAACTCTTTTGACTCACCCACTTCTAGTTCTAAATCAGGACGAATCCAATGGATATCCTCATTTGTGATAAATAGGCCATTTCTGTAAAGTCCGGGATGGTTTTCACCTTGGCCGGTATAGATTATATTATTTTCTGTATCAGTTTCAATAATAAACAATGGTTCAGGCGTACCTCCAATATTAAGACCTTTACGCTGCCCAATAGTAAAATAATGCGCACCAGAATGCTCACCTACTACCTTGCCGTCAGACTCTTTATATGTAAACCCATCTGTTATTTCTGTTAAACTTGGTTGGGTAGAGTCTGTGACTAATGCTTTTTCTTTGTAAATGGGAGAATCAGCCGGTACTTCAATTACTTTCCCTTTTTTGGGTTTGAGCTGCTGCTGTAAAAATTCCGGTAAGCGTACTTTTCCAATAAAACATAAACCCTGACTATCCTTTTTATCGGCTGTAACAAGATTCATTTCCTTGGCAATCTCCCTTACCTGAGGCTTTGTTAATTCACCTATAGGAAAAAGTGCTTTTGATAATTGCTCCTGAGTAAGTTGGCACAGAAAATAGCTTTGATCTTTATTTCCATCTACTCCGGCAAGAAGCTTATACCGAGTTTCGCCATTAATTACCTCTTCTCCTTTTCTACAATAATGTCCTGTGGCGATATAGTCAGCCTTCAAGCGCATGGCCGCTTTTAAAAAAATGTCGAACTTAATTTCTCTATTGCAAAGCACGTCAGGGTTTGGTGTACGGCCCTTACTGTATTCATCGAACATATAATCTACAATACGCTCTTTGTATTCTTTGCTTAAGTCAATGGCCTGAAATGGTATACCGAGATTTTGGGCAACGATCATTGCATCGTTAGAATCTTCAAGCCAAGGGCATTCCTTACTGATGGTTACAGAATCATCATGCCAGTTTTTCATAAACATACCTATTACTTCATACCCTTGTTTTTGAAGTAAGTATGCTGCTACGCTTGAATCTACACCACCGGACATGCCGACTACCACTCTTTTCATAATGCAAAGTTAGATATATTAAGATTAAATGATATTATCGATCAAATGGTTCTCGATATTGTCAAAAAATATATTCTGTTATAATTAAGTGCTTTATTCTTTATGTTAGCAAAACCAAATAAGCAGATAGCATTTTATGGAAAACCAATCATCCTTTTTTAAAGACCTCAAAGTAATAGAACTTGCTTCAGTGCTGGCCGGGCCTAGTGTTGGGCAGTTTTTTGCTGAGCTAGGTGCTGAAGTGATTAAGGTTGAAAATCCAAAAACTAATGGGGATGTGACAAGATCCTGGAAAGGTGCTAACGAAAATACAGATGATATTTCAGCCTATTTCGCTTGCATCAATTGGGGTAAAAAATCCCTGGCACTTGATATCACTAAATCTGAAGGGTTAGAGGTACTCTATAAATTAGTTGAGGGTGCTGACATAGTTATAACCAGTTATAAGCCTGGAGATGATAAGAAGCTAAAGGTTGATTATGCCTCATTGAAGCATATTAATGATGATTTAATTTATGGCCAAATCACTGGTTATGGTTCGTTGGCCGAAAGAGTAGGATATGATGCCATCATTCAGGCGGAAGTTGGATTTATGAATATGAATGGTGAAGAAGGGGGAGAGCCTACTAAAATGCCTGTTGCCATGATGGATCTATTAGCTGGGCATCAGTTAAAAGAAGCATTACTTCTCGGATACATAAATAAATTAAAAACAGGCAAAGGAAGCTACTTTCAGGTGTCTTTAATCGAGGCTGGGTTGGCCTCTCTGGCCAATCAGGCAACTAATTACATGGTTGCCAAGGCAGAGCCAAAAAGGAAAGGGTCTAAGCATCCGAATATTGCACCATATGGAGAACTCTTCAAAACTATGGATGATAAACAGATCATTCTAGCCATTGGAAGTGATCAACAATTCTCAAAGCTATTATCTGTACTGGATTTAGAATTAAAAGAAAACTTCTCGAGTAATGTACTTCGTGTAACTAATAGAGATGAACTTTATTCTTATTTGAAGGATAGTTTTTTAAGATTCACATCTTCTGATTTAATGAACTCATTCAATGAAAAGAATATACCAGCAGGTATTGTAAATAAGGTGTCAGAAGCTATTGACTTGTATGGCGAATTAATAAAACTTGAATCAAATAAACTTCAGGGACTTAAAACATTCATTGCAAATTCAGGTCAATTAAAAAATTCCTCCCACATTCTCCCACCACCACACCTGGGGCAGCATACGCAAGAAATATTGAAATCGTTAGAGCAAAAAGGTTCTTAATTGCCTGTTTAAGACCATTTACTTCATTTAGCATTTAAAGCTACATCTTAGAAATAGTTCAATTCTAGCCATTGAAGATGGTTTTATACGCTTGGTGTACTTTTTATGTAAGAAAATGTAAAAAAGTGGAGTAAAGTGGTAGAAAGTGGTGGATTATGTCAAATATTTTTCTATGTTTGTTTATTAGAATCATAGAATTCAATCAATAATGGCATTTTTCACCAGCGAATATGAGTGCAAGATCGATGCGAAAGGTAGGTTAGTTCTACCCGCAAAGATTAAGTCTGCTTTACCAGAAGCATCTGGTAATGAGCTGGTTATACGTAGAGGTTTCGAGCCTTGTCTAATACTTTATCCAATGGTAGAGTATAAAAAAATCTACTCAAAAATTGCCGGGTTGAGTGAATTCAATGAAGAGTATAGAAAACTTCAGAGGAATTTCTTTAGAGGAAGTTCGGTAGTTGAATTGGACAGTGCCGGTAGGTTACTTATTCCTAAACTGATGTTAGGTTATTCTCAGTTAGACCGGGATGCCGTAGTGGTGGGAATGGGTAATAAAGTGGAAATCTGGAACCCATCACTCTACGAGGAGAATCTAATTAATGACCCTTCTGAGTTTTCAAAATTAGCTCAAAAGTACCTTGATGAGTAAGCAGGAGGGTTATGAATACCATAATCCAGTAATGCTTCAAGAATGCATCGAAGGACTCAATATAAATCCAGATGGGATTTATGTGGATTTAACCTTTGGTGGCGGTGGTCACTCAAGAGAAATCCTAAAAAAATTAAATAATGGCCACCTCTATGCATTTGATCAAGATTCAGATGCCGCTGAGAATGCCAATGAATTTGATACACGTTCTTTCACATTTATTGATGGCAATTTCCGGTATTTGAAAAGGTACCTCAAGGCCTATGGTGTAAAACAGGTCGATGGAATTTTAGCTGATTTAGGTATTTCTTCTCATCAAATTGATGAAGCCTCAAGAGGTTTTTCTACACGCTTTGATGCTGAATTAGATATGAGAATGGACCAGTCGGCCGAGTTGACGGCAAAGACTGTAGTTAATGAATACTCCAAAGAACAGCTTCATAAAATTTTTGGAATGTATGGTGAGGTTAAAAATGCCAAGACGCTTGCGGAAGCAATATGTTCAGCAAGAATCAACAAGCAAATAGCTACGATACAAGATTTGAAGGATGTGCTTGTAAAGTTTGCGAAGAGGGGTAAAGAAAATAGATACTACGCTCAGGTTTTTCAGGCCATCAGGATTGAGGTGAACGGTGAGCTGCAGGTGTTGGAGGAAATGTTGGAGCAAACGGGAGAGGTACTACGTGAAGGAGGGAGATTGGTGGTTATGTCTTATCACTCTTTAGAGGATAGGCTAGTGAAGAATTATATAATGAAGGGCAAGGTAAGTGGTGAAATGGAAAAAGACTTTTATGGCAATGTTTTAAAGCCATTAAAAGCAATTAATAAAAAGCCCATTGAGGCTACTGAAAAAGAGAAAAGTAAAAATAACAGAGCTCGCAGTGCTAAGCTGAGAGTGGCTGAAAAAGTATAAAAATGGCAGCAAATAGATTTAAAATCGAAAGTAAGAGCAGCAACGGAAGAAACATCTTTTCGAGGGTTGAAAATATGATGAAGATTGATGCTGCCTTTGAAAGCGGCATTCCTGTTAAATACATGCCTTATGTGTTGTTTCTGGCAGGTGTTGCCTTATTCTACATAGGCAACAGTCATTTTGCTGAAAAGAATGTTCGAAAAATTGATGCGCTGGAAAAAGAAGTGGAAGATTTGAGAGCAGATTACACTACTCTTAAGTCAGATTATATGTTTGCCAGCAAACAATCTGAGGTGGCAAAAAATGTCGCTGAACTCGGAATTAAAGAAAGTCTTCAACCACCCGAAAAAGTAGTGCTCAAGGATGAACATTAAGAAATCCATATTACTAAGAGTACGGATAGCATTTCTGCTAGTCTTTCTATTTGCGACCGCTGTTGCCGTTAAGGTGGGTCGCATTCAGTTTTTTGAGGGCGATAAGTGGAAAGAGCTATCAAATCAGATGAGCTTTCAGTACCGACCGGTTAAAGCAACTAGAGGTAACATCTATAGTGATAACGGAAGCTTGTTGGCAACTTCTCTACCTTTTTATAAGGTGGCTTTTGATGCCACTATAGCTTCTGATGAGCTTTTTGTGGCCGGCTTGGATTCCTTATCGATAAAACTTTCAAAATTCTTTAGAAATAAAAGTGCTGAGGCGTATAAACGTGAGCTTAGGAATGCGCGCGAAGCGAACAGGCAATACACTGTGCTGAGTAATAGAACCATAGGTTACCAAGAAAAGAAATTGCTGGAAGAATGGCCGATTTTTAGAGCAGGCAGACTCAAAGGAGGAGTCATTTTTGAAAAAGTAGATAAACGCTTCAGGCCTTTTTCCAATCTAAGCCTCAGAACTATCGGTTTTGTAAATGAAAACGACAGAGGTGCTGGTTTAGAGTATAGCTTTAATAAAGAGTTAGCAGGAACTGACGGGGAAGCACTTTATCAGAGAATAGCCGGAGGCAGCTGGAAACCAGTTTTTGACGGGACGGAAATCAAGTCTGAAGAAGGGTATGATATTGAAACTACCATTGATATTAACCTGCAAGACGTAAGTGAAACCGCTTTGCTTAGAGCTTTGGATTACCATGAAGCAGATTATGGTGTAGTGGCGGTAATGGAAGTAAAAACTGGTGAGATTAAGGCCATTTCCAACTTGAGCAGAAACAGCAAAGGGTATTACTACGAGCGTTATAATTATGCAGTTGGCGGACTAAGAGAGCCTGGTTCTACATTCAAACTGGCAACAATGATTGCCCTGCTCGAGAATACCGATATCAAATTAGAGGATACCATTAATACTGGAAAGGGTGTTCAGAAATTCTATAAAAATACGGTTAGAGATCACGAGGAAGGCGGTTATGGAACTATCACTGTTAAAGAAGCTTTTGAGCTTTCTTCCAATGTGGCCATGGCTAAGTTGGTAGATAAATACTTCAGCAAGAATCCATCCGTATTTGTGAATGAAATTGACAGAATAGGCCTTTCGCAGCCTTTGGGCTTACAAATTAAAGGTGAGGGTATTCCTAAAATTAAAAGACCAACCGATAAAGACTGGAGTGGCATTACGCTGCCATGGATGGCTTATGGCTATGGCTTAGAGTTAACACCAATTCAGACTCTGGCACTATACAATGCTGTAGCGAATGGTGGCAAAATGATTCGCCCAATATTCGTGAAAGAAGTAAAAAGAGCTGACAAGACTATCAAAGAATATGAGCCTGTTGTATTGAATGATAAAATCTGTTCGGACGAGACTTTAATTAAACTTCGATTGATGCTGGAAGGTGTGGTGGAAAGAGGCACTGCCATGAATATTAAGAATGATCACTATAAAATTGCCGGTAAAACGGGTACCGCCCAGATTCTTGAAAATGGCAGATATACAAAGAAATACATCACCTCATTTGCCGGTTATTTTCCGGCTGACCAGCCAAAATATAGTGCTGTAGTTGTAATTAAGAATCCGAAAGGGTGGAGGCAATACGGTAGCAATGTGGCTGCCCCTGTATTCAAAGAAATAGCTGATAATATTTATTCAAGAGATGTGGATATGCATGAGCCTCTTCCGGAAGAATTTATAGCTGAAGCCGGCATTTTCCCTGTCATTCGTTCAGGCAATCATCAAGACTTGAAATTGCTGTGCAACGAATTAGGAATTTCTAATCATTCAGCAACTGAAAAGGACTGGGTAAGAACTCAGGTTTACGGCAACTCCTTAAAATGGCAAGAAAATAAAATGGCAGAAAACCTGGTGCCAGATGTAAATGGTATGACATTGAGAGATGCACTTTTTGTATTAGAAAGCAACGGATTGCAGGTTGAAGTAAAAGGAAAAGGTAGAGTAATTAGACAATCTAAGCTGCCAGGAGTAAGAATTTCTAAAGGAAGCAGAATAGTTATTGAATTGAGTTAATGGCCGAATTAAGAGACATATTATATAAAGTATCACTGATTTCTGCATCAGGAGATATGACTATGGATATTAAATCTGTGTGTTTTGATTCTCGAAAAGTAGAAAAGGGCTCTTTATTCGTTGCTGTTAAAGGTACTCAAGCAGATGGTCATGATTTTATAACCAAGGCAGTTGCTAAAGGTGCTGTTGCTATTGTTTGCCAAAACTTACCAGAGGAAATAAGTTCTTCAGCCACTTATGTTGCCGTAAAGGATAGTGCTGCTGCGCTTGGTATCATTGCTTCTAATTTTTACGGTAACCCTAGCAGTAAGTTAAAATTGGTGGGTGTTACCGGCACAAATGGTAAAACTACCATCGCCACGCTTTTATTTACGCTTTATCGCAAGTTGGGCTATGCAGTTGGTTTATTATCAACAGTAGAGAATAAAATTGATGATGATATTATTCCGGCAAGTCACACAACGCCTGATGCATTACAGTTGAATGAACTGTTAGCAAATATGGTTGATCGTGGTTGTGATTATGCCTTTATGGAAGTGAGTTCACACGCTTTAGATCAATCCAGAGTGGCCGGAGTGAACTTTACAGGAGCCATTTTCTCCAACATTTCGCACGACCACTTAGACTATCATAAAACATTTGATGCTTACATCACTGCTAAGAAAAAGTTATTCGATGGATTAAGTAGCGATGCCTTTGCCTTGGTAAATTCTGATGATAAGCGTGGAGCCATTATGCTTCAAAACACAAAGGCCAGTAAACAAACTTACGCACTTAAAAGTGTAGCCGATTTTAAGGCTAAAATGATATCGAATACTATTCAAGGCATAGAGCTGGAGATTGATAATAAGAATGTTTGGTTCAAGTTGATAGGGGATTTTAACGCCTATAATCTGATGGCTGTATACGGTGCGGCAGTGTTGCTTGGTGAGGATTCAGAAGATACACTAACGGCACTATCATCTTTAGATGGTGCAGAAGGCCGTTTTGAAGTGGTGGAAACGGATGCAAAAATCACAGCTATTGTAGATTATGCGCACACTCCGGATGCATTGAAAAATGTATTGGAAACCATCGCTGAATTCAGAACAGGGAATGAGAAAGTAATTACAGTGGTAGGCTGTGGCGGCAATAGAGATACTTCGAAGCGACCGCTCATGGCGGCAATTGCCTGCAAACTAAGCGACAAGGTGGTTTTTACATCTGATAATCCTCGTGATGAAGATCCCGAAGCAATAATAAAAGATATGAAAGAGGGCATTAGCCCTGCTGATTATAAAAAGACTGTAGTGCTAGTCGATAGAGAAGAAGCTATAAAAACAGCTTGTCTGTTGGCTGGTGACAATGATATCATATTAGTGGCAGGTAAAGGCCATGAAAAGTATCAGGAGATCAAAGGAGTGAAACACCCTTTTGATGATAAAGAAGTTTTAGGACGAATGTTAAACCTTTTTGCTAATTAACTATGCTCTACTACCTATTTGATTATTTAGAACAACAATATAGTCTGATAGGGGCGAGTGTATTTCAATACATCTCGTTCAGAGCCGGCATGGCCGCAGTTTTGTCTTTGGTAATTACCATTTTAATTGGAAAGCAGTTAATTGAATTTCTACGGAAAAAGCAAGTTGGCGAAAGCATCAGAGATTTAGGTCTGGAAGGTCAGATGGCCAAAAAAGGTACACCAACCATGGGTGGGCTCATCATTATCAGCGCTATTCTTATTCCGGTGCTACTTTTTGCCAGACTAGAGAATGTATATGTCATGCTTCTTATTGGCGTTACACTGGCATTGGGCTTTATCGGCTTTATGGATGATTACATTAAAGTATTCAAAAAGAACAAAGAAGGACTGGCCGGTAAATTCAAAATCGTAGGTCAGGTTTCGATAGGCTTAATCGTTGGTCTCACTCTTTACTTTAACCAAAACGTGGTGGTGAGAGAGTACGATGAGGCTACAGTAAACGAACAAAATGAAGTAGTAAGAGAATATCAAGATGTAAAATCTACTAAAACAACTGTTCCCTTCTTAAAGGATAATGAATTTGATTATGATGCATTAGTGCCGTTTTTATCGCACGACTTCACATGGATTATTTATGTGTTTGTGGTGATATTCATTATTACTGCTGTTTCTAACGGAGCTAATCTGACCGATGGAATAGATGGGCTTGCTGCCGGCACATCGGCAATCATTGGTCTCACAATAGCCATTTTCGCTTATCTCTCTGGCCGTGTTGACTTTAGTGATTACCTAAATATTTTACACATCCCTAACCTCAGTGAGGTGGTAATTTTCTGTGCGGCATTTGTAGGTGCGTGCATTGGTTTCCTTTGGTACAATTCTTATCCAGCACAAGTATTTATGGGTGATACTGGAAGCTTAACGATAGGTGGAGTGATAGCTGTACTTGCCCTAATTGTACGTAAAGAATTATTGCTGCCATTATTATGTGGCATCTTCTTAATTGAAAGTCTATCTGTCATGATGCAGGTGGGCTATTTCAAATACACAAAAAAGAAATACGGAGAAGGAAGAAGAATTTTCCTGATGTCTCCATTGCATCATCATTATCAAAAATTAGAAATACATGAATCAAAGATCGTAACACGGTTTTGGATGGTAGGAATATTATTAGCGATTTTGACCCTAGCCACATTGAAATTGAGGTAGGAATAACGAATAACGAATAACGAAGACTAAAGACTAACAACTAACAACTAACAACTAAAAAAATAGGACATTTAGTAACCATATTAGGAGCAGGAGAAAGCGGAACAGGAGCAGCCTTACTGGCTAAAGCTAAAGGGTATGATGTGTTTGTTTCAGACTATGGAATAATAGCCGATAAATACAAGTCTCAATTAGTTGAGAAAGGGATAGAATTTGAAGAAGGTGGTCATTCTAAAAAGAAGATTCTTGAATCACGTCTAGTTATTAAAAGTCCAGGAATTCCTGAAACAGCCAAAATAGTAAAAAAGATAAGAGAGGCAGGAATAAAGATTGTTGATGAAATTGAATTTGCTTTTTCTTATACCAAAGCAAAAATTATCGCCATTACAGGCACTAACGGTAAGACTACCACTACATTATTAACCTATCACCTTTTAAAAGAGGCTGGTCTGAATGTGGGCTTGGCAGGTAACGTGGGTCATAGTTTGGCTAAGCAGGTAATAGAAGACAAATACGATTACTTCGTGGTAGAGATGAGCAGCTTCCAATTGGATGGTTGCTATTTATTGAAGCCTTATATATCCATTTTACTCAATATCACTCCAGACCATATGGACAGGTATGAGTATAAAATTGAGAATTACGTAAGCTCCAAGTTTAGAATTATAAAAGAGGCCGGCCAGAATGATCACTTTATCTATTACGCTGATAATGAGCTGATTGCTGATAAATTATCAAGATATATTTCGCCTGTAAAGCGAGTTCCAATTACACTCGATGATGTATCTGATCAAATGGTGATGAAAATCAATGACCAAATTCAGATACCTCAAAGTGAAACAGTGCTTTTAGGTATGCACAATGCCATTAATATGATGTCGGCCATACACGCTGCCTTAATCATGGGCGTAAGTGAAGCTGATATCAGACAAGGACTAAAAACCTTTAAAAATGCTCCACATAGAATGGAGTATGTTGATACCATCAATGGCGTACGATTTATCAACGACTCCAAAGCCACGAATGTAGATGCTGTAAAATATGCGTTGGCAAGCTTTACTGAGCCTTTGGTGTGGATAGCAGGCGGTGTAGATAAAGGCAATGACTACAGCCTGATCATGGACGAAGTAAATGCCAAAGTAAAAGCACTGGTGTGTCTTGGTAAGGATAACTCGAAATTGAGAGATGCATTTCACAATCAAATAGTGAATATGCTCGAAACAGATAGCATTCATCAGGCCGTGAGGTCAGCATTGGAATATGCGCAAACGAATGATGTGGTTCTATTATCTCCTGCTTGCGCAAGCTTCGATTTGTTTAAAAACTATGAAGACAGAGGCGAGCAGTTTAAGCAGGCCGTAAGAGAATTGAAAAAT
This genomic window contains:
- the murD gene encoding UDP-N-acetylmuramoyl-L-alanine--D-glutamate ligase — encoded protein: MAKAKGYDVFVSDYGIIADKYKSQLVEKGIEFEEGGHSKKKILESRLVIKSPGIPETAKIVKKIREAGIKIVDEIEFAFSYTKAKIIAITGTNGKTTTTLLTYHLLKEAGLNVGLAGNVGHSLAKQVIEDKYDYFVVEMSSFQLDGCYLLKPYISILLNITPDHMDRYEYKIENYVSSKFRIIKEAGQNDHFIYYADNELIADKLSRYISPVKRVPITLDDVSDQMVMKINDQIQIPQSETVLLGMHNAINMMSAIHAALIMGVSEADIRQGLKTFKNAPHRMEYVDTINGVRFINDSKATNVDAVKYALASFTEPLVWIAGGVDKGNDYSLIMDEVNAKVKALVCLGKDNSKLRDAFHNQIVNMLETDSIHQAVRSALEYAQTNDVVLLSPACASFDLFKNYEDRGEQFKQAVRELKNDFETKALEQ